In Alistipes ihumii AP11, a genomic segment contains:
- a CDS encoding PilN domain-containing protein, producing the protein MKRKLLQRLVGPSTVLCIRFGEADRYAMRLFVLGLDRSGLRILRECADPDADALKKECSGRPVLISVSGYGIVTKPTEDTAIVEKVTSDPETFAWSFSDEKEDSGSISFVRREQVEPLGQRLAANGIPSINIRYERVAADPEQEALRQAERFYRDTLKWRTLLRPTPEGRMVAKAAERRLRLPVLGLMLLLLVVNTFASGSLQERRAQQRSVLSAREKRQDTSQARSEQRRAAVAEFSRRLPYRHALLLDRVASHVPPAVTLSVLAVQPISKALEDGRDPVFLIETLSIRGVTNDASTVSELMTGLRSEPPLHEARLEGLEQNRESGATEFKITVAL; encoded by the coding sequence ATGAAAAGAAAACTTTTGCAACGACTCGTCGGTCCTTCGACCGTGCTCTGCATCCGCTTCGGGGAGGCGGACCGCTACGCGATGCGCCTGTTCGTACTCGGTCTCGATCGAAGCGGTCTCCGAATCCTGCGGGAGTGCGCCGATCCCGACGCCGATGCGCTGAAAAAGGAGTGCTCGGGCCGTCCCGTCCTGATTTCGGTCTCCGGGTACGGAATCGTCACGAAGCCGACCGAAGATACGGCGATCGTCGAAAAGGTGACCTCGGATCCCGAAACGTTCGCATGGAGCTTTTCGGACGAAAAGGAGGATTCAGGGAGTATCAGCTTCGTTCGCCGCGAGCAAGTCGAACCGCTCGGGCAACGGCTCGCGGCGAACGGCATTCCTTCCATAAATATTCGCTACGAGCGGGTGGCGGCAGATCCCGAGCAAGAGGCCCTGCGGCAAGCGGAACGTTTTTATCGCGATACGTTGAAATGGCGCACGCTTCTGCGCCCTACACCCGAAGGCCGCATGGTCGCTAAAGCGGCGGAACGCCGCCTGCGGCTGCCCGTGCTGGGCCTGATGCTGCTTCTGCTCGTAGTCAATACGTTTGCTTCCGGTTCGCTTCAAGAGCGTCGCGCACAGCAGCGGAGCGTGCTTTCCGCCCGGGAAAAGAGGCAGGACACATCGCAGGCCCGCTCCGAGCAGCGGCGAGCGGCCGTAGCGGAGTTTTCGCGCAGGCTGCCGTACCGTCATGCCCTGTTGCTGGACCGGGTAGCCTCTCACGTACCGCCCGCCGTAACGTTGAGCGTTTTGGCTGTACAACCTATAAGCAAAGCATTGGAGGATGGCCGTGACCCGGTATTCCTTATCGAGACACTTTCGATCCGGGGCGTAACGAACGATGCGTCGACCGTATCGGAACTGATGACCGGATTACGCTCCGAACCGCCGCTGCACGAAGCTCGGCTCGAAGGCTTGGAGCAAAACCGCGAAAGCGGTGCGACTGAATTCAAGATAACCGTCGCCTTATGA